From Enoplosus armatus isolate fEnoArm2 chromosome 23, fEnoArm2.hap1, whole genome shotgun sequence, a single genomic window includes:
- the LOC139306100 gene encoding protein mono-ADP-ribosyltransferase PARP14-like isoform X2 — MKFTALLSSIREQAVLQRSEHVVELADGRLVFTVRGSLEPHTSSPISPSTQSQDFTAPVQSLQSIPASTPPPGGEEHKLRPDTYLLRYLMECPKALRELEEELSSVACSAQLYPQQGRVLVRCLAQPGAVEEVRNWKAEVDKVFDGYLCHYEVDPHKVKALLQSCSSRQTTDGVKVYSEVGMAVAVGERSRVKARLMDVEDSHVKRGSRLNEKSTSIRRLGEAKLRLLWKEIEHSLGRAFPGVKVTQGDAGQLVLEGSVEEILKAGDWISDKENLVLERTVSDKSPHFLAFLRKAYGGPGVLGDFLGVGDKVEVELRDTELRFFTLSADEMNDTEKKVKEKFKEVKIDVPNCSTVPSELREKLKSKSNEMNQGKYRAQVVFGSDSTVFLLGHTKEVEELSEAVTQFISDQSSVQSIPTPTGKEELPSVAQNLASLNLSEVNTVASYSLCDGLQVLVCQGDITKQEADALVNAANEDLDHRGGVAAALSKAGGPEVQSESSGLVKYIGKIPTGDVVVTTGGNLNCKKLLHAVGPVGGEAGGRERILLGKAVHSALNLSEIMEFQSIAIPCISSGTFGVPVNVCSEAIVTAVQEFGSQGGRSLSRIILIDNREEVVRAMHEACDRLLLGITTGNSAPSDLRFQMDAAAARDTARGATAGAPGDGVHVDIIQGTIETQEVDALVSPMVGYDPLSTRVGNTLFKMVGSQLTARFTKEAEETMLDDIVLVEGLPGLPSKAVFFLGLLPWDDDHDGVALQVLRVGINQILTSCENRGFGSVAFPVLGAGIALRFPNSVVARVLLECIHEFELNRTSRTPYLVRIIIHPSDEETSEVFKSVQEAFRLKRFTKDVHQPDQVSITKRIVLLGKTGTGKSNLANTLCGEKLFTTNHSPNSGTTKCQAETRSVNGRSITLIDTPGFFDAERSEEEMRPEIMRCITECAPGPHAFLIVLKVEKFTEQEQAVFTKICQYFTEDALKYAVIVFTHGDQLPKGMQIEEFVSQNKNLSDLVRKCGGRCHVIDNKYWKKKEEDNYRSNQCQVAELLNTLDRMLMENNGGYYTNKILHEVEKEIQKEEKRIRQSSGNVPVEEVRKQAKTRVSERLLIQLAGTATGALLGAFFGVAAMVGLVITALHNCSALMKLVKNMPAVGGAAAAAAGGAEVAGLTTAGVVLGVSTAGLAVTGGVVGGIIGFDAAEGAKTPQEAATMAANAVINKGSACLKLH, encoded by the exons ATGAAGTTTACTGCGTTGCTTTCAAGTATCAGAGAA CAGGCAGTCCTGCAGAGATCTGAGCATGTTGTGGAGCTTGCAGATGGTCGTCTGGTGTTCACTGTCCGAGGCAGCCTGGAACCTCACACCTCCTCTCCCAtctccccctccactcaaagCCAGGATTTTACAGCCCCAGTACAG AGCCTACAGTCCATTCCTGCCTCAACTCCTCCACCAGGTGGTGAAGAACATAAACTACGACCTGATACTTACCTCCTGCGTTACCTAATGGAGTGTCCCAAGGCTTTGAGAGAACTAGAGGAAGAGCTCTCCTCTGTGGCCTGCTCTGCCCAGCTTTACCCACAGCAGGGGAGGGTTTTAGTTAGGTGCTTAGCTCAACCTGGTGCTGTAGAGGAAGTTAGAAACTGGAAAGCTGAGGTAGACAAAGTTTTTGATGGCTACCTGTGCCACTATGAGGTGGACCCTCACAAAGTTAAAGCTTTGCTTCAGTCCTGCAGCTCCCGTCAGACCACAGATGGGGTGAAGGTGTACAGTGAGGTTGGGATGGCTGTTGCTGTTGGGGAACGTTCTCGGGTGAAAGCCAGGTTGATGGATGTGGAGGACTCGCATGTTAAACGGGGGTCACGTTTAAATGAGAAGTCAACCAGCATTCGTCGACTAGGCGAGGCCAAACTCCGTCTCCTCTGGAAAGAGATTGAGCACAGCCTGGGACGAGCTTTTCCAGGAGTGAAGGTCACGCAGGGAGATGCAGGTCAGTTAGTTTTGGAAGGCTCTGTGGAGGAGATTCTTAAGGCTGGAGATTGGATCTCTGATAAGGAGAATTTGGTGTTAGAAAGGACAGTTTCTGACAAGAGCCCACATTTTTTGGCCTTTCTAAGGAAGGCATACGGAGGTCCAGGGGTGCTTGGTGACTTTTTAGGGGTTGGTGACAAAGTGGAAGTAGAGTTACGAGACACAGAGCTACGTTTCTTCACCCTCTCTgctgatgaaatgaatgacacagagaaaaaagtgaaagaaaaattCAAGGAAGTCAAGATTGATGTTCCTAACTGCTCTACTGTGCCATCTGAGCTTCGGGAAAAGCTTAAGTCcaagtcaaatgaaatgaaccaAGGGAAATACAGGGCTCAGGTTGTGTTTGGCTCAGACAGCACAGTGTTCTTATTGGGCCACACCAAAGAGGTTGAAGAGCTGAGTGAAGCTGTCACACAGTTTATTTCGGACCAGTCTAGTGTGCAAAGCATACCCACTCCCACTGGGAAAGAGGAACTCCCAAGTGTTGCACAGAATTTGGCATCTTTGAATTTGAGTGAAGTAAACACAGTTGCCAGCTACAGCCTTTGTGACGGGCTCCAGGTGCTGGTGTGTCAGGGTGACATCACCAAACAGGAAGCTGATGCCCTGGTGAACGCTGCCAATGAAGATCTGGACCACCGTGGAGGTGTTGCTGCTGCACTAAGTAAAGCAGGTGGCCCTGAAGTCCAGAGTGAGAGTAGTGGCTTAGTAAAGTATATTGGGAAAATTCCTACAGGTGATGTGGTAGTGACCACAGGGGGGAACTTAAACTGCAAGAAACTGCTGCATGCTGTTGGGCCTGTAGGTGGAGAAGcaggtggcagagagaggaTCTTGCTGGGAAAAGCTGTCCATTCTGCTCTGAATTTATCAGAAATCATGGAGTTCCAATCTATAGCCATTCCTTGTATCAGCTCAGGGACATTCGGTGTTCCTGTCAATGTATGCTCTGAGGCTATTGTAACTGCTGTGCAGGAGTTTGGCAGTCAGGGAGGGCGAAGTCTGAGCAGAATCATCCTGATTGATAACAGAGAAGAGGTGGTGAGGGCCATGCACGAAGCATGTGACCGCCTTCTCCTAGGGATCACTACTGGAAACAGTGCACCAAGTGACTTGAGGTTCCAgatggatgctgctgctgcccgaGACACAGCAAGAGGGGCCACTGCTGGAGCTCCTGGAGATGGTGTCCATGTAGATATCATCCAGGGAACCATTGAGACCCAGGAG GTGGACGCCCTGGTATCGCCCATGGTTGGCTATGATCCTCTCTCTACCCGTGTTGGAAACACTTTGTTTAAAATGGTTGGATCCCAGCTGACTGCAAGGTTTAcaaaggaagcagaggaaacaaTGCTGGATGACATAGTCCTGGTGGAGGGCTTGCCTGGACTTCCATCTAAGGCAGTGTTCTTCCTCGGCCTCCTTCCCTGGGATGATGACCATGATGGAGTGGCACTCCAG GTTCTGAGAGTGGGCATCAACCAAATCCTAACTTCCTGTGAGAATAGAGGGTTTGGATCTGTTGCTTTCCCTGTGCTCGGGGCTGGGATTGCCCTGCGTTTTCCTAACAGCGTGGTAGCCAGGGTTCTACTGGAATGCATTCATGAGTTTGAACTGAACCGAACCAGCAGAACACCATACCTGGTCCGCATCATCATCCACCCCAGTGACGAAGAGACTAGTGAG GTCTTCAAGTCTGTCCAGGAAGCTTTCCGACTCAAACGATTCACAAAAGATGTTCACCAACCAGACCAAG TGTCAATTACAAAGAGGATCGTCCTGCTGGGAAAAACTGGAACTGGGAAAAGCAACCTAGCTAACACCTTATGTGGAGAGAAATTATTCACCACAAACCATTCTCCCAACTCTGgaacaacaaaatgtcaagcAGAAACCAGATCTGTCAACGGAAGAAGCATCACTTTGATCGACACTCCTGGTTTCTTTGATGCAGAAaggtctgaggaggagatgaggccTGAGATAATGAGGTGCATCACAGAGTGCGCTCCTGGGCCTCATGCTTTTCTCATTGTGCTTAAAGTGGAGAAATTCACAGAGCAGGAGCAGGCTGTCTTCACTAAAATATGCCAATATTTCACTGAAGATGCTCTAAAATATGCTGTAATTGTCTTCACTCATGGTGACCAGCTCCCTAAAGGGATGCAAATTGAGGAGTTTGTCAGTCAGAATAAGAATCTGAGTGATCTGGTGAGGAAGTGCGGAGGCCGGTGCCACGTCATTGATAATAAATACtggaagaaaaaggaagaggacaACTACAGAAGCAACCAGTGCCAGGTGGCAGAGCTACTCAACACACTAGACAGGATGTTGATGGAAAACAATGGAGGCTACTACACCAATAAGATATTACACGAAGTGGAGAAGGAAatacagaaagaggaaaaacgtATAAGACAGTCATCTGGAAACGTGCCAGTGGAAGAGGTCAGAAAACAGGCTAAAACCAGAGTGTCTGAGAGGCTTCTGATCCAACTGGCGGGAACTGCAACAGGAGCATTGTTAGGAGCTTTTTTTGGTGTGGCAGCGATGGTTGGACTCGTTATCACAGCTCTGCATAACTGTTCAGCATTAATGAAACTTGTGAAAAACATGCCGGCGGTAGGAGgtgcagccgcagcagcagcaggaggagcagaagtAGCAGGACTGACAACTGCTGGAGTGGTGTTAGGTGTGTCCACAGCAGGCTTGGCTGTTACAGGAGGCGTAGTGGGTGGTATTATTGGATTTGATGCTGCTGAGGGAGCAAAAACACCACAGGAGGCAGCAACGATGGCAGCTAATGCTGTCATCAACAAAGGAAGCGCTTGTTTGAAGTTGCATTAA
- the LOC139305987 gene encoding GTPase IMAP family member 7-like isoform X2, with the protein MDVLTSRRIVLLGKTGAGKSSLANTILGDKLFTTNHTPNSGTSECQAKTKSVNGRSITLIDTPGFFDAERSEEEMRPEIVRCITECAPGPHAFLVVLKVEKFTEQEQDVIAKICKYFTEDALKYAVIVFTHGDQLQEGMKLEEFVSQNKNLRDLVKKCGDRCHVVDNKYWKDNEEDNYRSNQFHVAELLNTLDKMMKTNKGSYYTNEMLQEVKREIHTEEELIRQSSGNMSREEIRNEAKINVFDRLLIRSVGFATGALLGAFLGETGAAKGCWKGLHAAEGAESLGEAMQKAAKAVLNQSGIAADHNNK; encoded by the exons atGGACG TGCTGACGTCAAGGAGGATCGTTCTACTGGGAAAGACTGGAGCTGGGAAAAGCAGCCTGGCTAACACCATATTGGGAGATAAATTGTTCACCACAAACCATACTCCTAACTCCGGAACAAGTGAATGTCAAGCAAAAACCAAATCTGTCAACGGAAGAAGCATCACTTTGATTGACACTCCTGGTTTCTTTGATGCAGAAaggtctgaggaggagatgaggccTGAGATAGTGAGGTGCATCACAGAGTGCGCTCCTGGGCCTCATGCTTTTCTCGTTGTGCTTAAAGTGGAGAAATTCACAGAGCAGGAGCAGGATGTCATcgctaaaatatgcaaatatttcacTGAAGATGCTCTAAAATATGCTGTAATTGTCTTCACTCATGGCGACCAGCTGCAGGAAGGAATGAAACTTGAGGAGTTTGTCAGTCAGAATAAGAATCTGAGAGATCTGGTGAAGAAGTGCGGAGACCGGTGCCACGTTGTTGATAATAAATACTGGAAGGACAACGAAGAGGACAACTACAGAAGTAACCAGTTCCACGTGGCAGAGCTGCTCAACACACTAGACAAgatgatgaagacaaacaaaggAAGCTACTACACCAATGAGATGCTACAAGAAGTGAAACGAGAAATACATACAGAGGAAGAGCTCATTAGACAGTCATCAGGAAACATGTCACGGGAAGAGATTAGAAATGAGGCtaaaattaatgtttttgacAGGTTATTGATCAGATCGGTAGGTTTTGCAACAGGTGCTTTGTTAGGAGCTTTTCTTGGTG AAACTGGGGCAGCAAAGGGCTGTTGGAAAGGACTTCATGCAGCTGAAGGAGCAGAAAGTCTAGGGGAAGCCATGCAGAAGGCAGCGAAGGCTGTCCTGAACCAGTCTGGGATTGCAGCAGAtcataacaacaaataa
- the LOC139306247 gene encoding GTPase IMAP family member 7-like: MDVPNTRRIVLLGKTGVGKSSLGNTIFGEAKFQINHFNELKTHCSQAETKSVNGRSITLIDTPGFFDPGRSEEEMKPEIVRCITECAPGPHAFLIVLKVEKFTEHEQAVITQMCEYFSEDALKSAALVFTHGDQLPEGMKIEEYVQQSEGLSDLMKKSGGRCHVVDNKYWKNNQQDEYRSNQVQVAELLDTIDKIVMENNGGYYTNEKLQDVEREIQKEEERIRKSSKDMSQEEIRKKAKSSVFKKKVDNAPQTRTRRFVVFAVVAGVFAAVSAVLINSKFAKVKLIPLFRYGQSTTSQVKVKKESNPSKITGGKTSSKDVKQSGCLQ; the protein is encoded by the exons ATGGACG TGCCAAACACAAGGAGGATTGTCCTTCTGGGAAAAACTGGAGTTGGAAAGAGCAGCCTGGGTAACACCATATTTGGAGAGGCCAAATTCCAAATAAACCATTTTAATGAGTTGAAAACGCATTGTTCTCAAGCCGAAACCAAATCTGTCAACGGAAGAAGCATCACTTTGATCGACACTCCTGGTTTCTTCGACCCAGGAAGGTCTGAAGAGGAGATGAAGCCTGAGATAGTGAGGTGCATCACAGAGTGTGCTCCTGGGCCTCATGCTTTTCTCATTGTGCTTAAAGTGGAGAAATTCACAGAGCACGAGCAGGCTGTCATCACGCAAATGTGTGAGTATTTCTCTGAAGATGCTCTAAAATCTGCTGCCCTTGTCTTCACTCATGGTGACCAGCTCCCTGAGGGAATGAAAATTGAGGAGTACGTCCAACAAAGTGAGGGACTGAGTGATCTGATGAAGAAGAGCGGAGGCCGGTGCCACGTCGTCGATAATAAATACTGGAAGAACAACCAACAGGATGAATACAGGAGCAACCAGGTCCAGGTGGCAGAGCTGCTCGACACCATAGACAAGATAGTGATGGAAAACAATGGAGGCTACTACACCAATGAAAAGCTGCAAGATGTggagagagaaatacagaaagaggaagagcgCATTAGGAAGTCATCCAAAGACATGTCACAGGAAGAGAttagaaaaaaggcaaaaagcagCGTCTTTAAGAAGAAGGTGGACAACGCACCACAAACAAGGACTAGACGTTTTGTGGTTTTCGCAGTCGTAGCTGGAGTTTTTGCAGCTGTCTCAGCTGTGTTGATCAATTCAAAATTTGCGAAG GTGAAACTCATTCCATTGTTCAGGTACGGCCAATCAACAACAAgccaagtcaaagtcaaaaaagAGTCAAACCCCAGCAAGATaacaggaggaaaaacatcCAGCAAGGACGTCAAGCAGTCCGGGTGCctacagtga
- the LOC139305987 gene encoding GTPase IMAP family member 7-like isoform X1 codes for MDVLTSRRIVLLGKTGAGKSSLANTILGDKLFTTNHTPNSGTSECQAKTKSVNGRSITLIDTPGFFDAERSEEEMRPEIVRCITECAPGPHAFLVVLKVEKFTEQEQDVIAKICKYFTEDALKYAVIVFTHGDQLQEGMKLEEFVSQNKNLRDLVKKCGDRCHVVDNKYWKDNEEDNYRSNQFHVAELLNTLDKMMKTNKGSYYTNEMLQEVKREIHTEEELIRQSSGNMSREEIRNEAKINVFDRLLIRSVGFATGALLGAFLGVAEMVTLAVSNFQDLSNFSALVSTTKATAALAAQTGAAKGCWKGLHAAEGAESLGEAMQKAAKAVLNQSGIAADHNNK; via the exons atGGACG TGCTGACGTCAAGGAGGATCGTTCTACTGGGAAAGACTGGAGCTGGGAAAAGCAGCCTGGCTAACACCATATTGGGAGATAAATTGTTCACCACAAACCATACTCCTAACTCCGGAACAAGTGAATGTCAAGCAAAAACCAAATCTGTCAACGGAAGAAGCATCACTTTGATTGACACTCCTGGTTTCTTTGATGCAGAAaggtctgaggaggagatgaggccTGAGATAGTGAGGTGCATCACAGAGTGCGCTCCTGGGCCTCATGCTTTTCTCGTTGTGCTTAAAGTGGAGAAATTCACAGAGCAGGAGCAGGATGTCATcgctaaaatatgcaaatatttcacTGAAGATGCTCTAAAATATGCTGTAATTGTCTTCACTCATGGCGACCAGCTGCAGGAAGGAATGAAACTTGAGGAGTTTGTCAGTCAGAATAAGAATCTGAGAGATCTGGTGAAGAAGTGCGGAGACCGGTGCCACGTTGTTGATAATAAATACTGGAAGGACAACGAAGAGGACAACTACAGAAGTAACCAGTTCCACGTGGCAGAGCTGCTCAACACACTAGACAAgatgatgaagacaaacaaaggAAGCTACTACACCAATGAGATGCTACAAGAAGTGAAACGAGAAATACATACAGAGGAAGAGCTCATTAGACAGTCATCAGGAAACATGTCACGGGAAGAGATTAGAAATGAGGCtaaaattaatgtttttgacAGGTTATTGATCAGATCGGTAGGTTTTGCAACAGGTGCTTTGTTAGGAGCTTTTCTTGGTGTGGCAGAGATGGTTACATTAGCTGTTAGTAATTTTCAGGACCTTTCAAATTTTTCAGCACTAGtatcaacaacaaaagcaacagcTGCATTAGCCGCTCAAACTGGGGCAGCAAAGGGCTGTTGGAAAGGACTTCATGCAGCTGAAGGAGCAGAAAGTCTAGGGGAAGCCATGCAGAAGGCAGCGAAGGCTGTCCTGAACCAGTCTGGGATTGCAGCAGAtcataacaacaaataa
- the LOC139306100 gene encoding protein mono-ADP-ribosyltransferase PARP14-like isoform X1: MDDSYQHPVFFESRSLLAEQMKKIENYFRVHRRSGGGDCGPLRPVGDEVYCVAFKYQRNQQAVLQRSEHVVELADGRLVFTVRGSLEPHTSSPISPSTQSQDFTAPVQSLQSIPASTPPPGGEEHKLRPDTYLLRYLMECPKALRELEEELSSVACSAQLYPQQGRVLVRCLAQPGAVEEVRNWKAEVDKVFDGYLCHYEVDPHKVKALLQSCSSRQTTDGVKVYSEVGMAVAVGERSRVKARLMDVEDSHVKRGSRLNEKSTSIRRLGEAKLRLLWKEIEHSLGRAFPGVKVTQGDAGQLVLEGSVEEILKAGDWISDKENLVLERTVSDKSPHFLAFLRKAYGGPGVLGDFLGVGDKVEVELRDTELRFFTLSADEMNDTEKKVKEKFKEVKIDVPNCSTVPSELREKLKSKSNEMNQGKYRAQVVFGSDSTVFLLGHTKEVEELSEAVTQFISDQSSVQSIPTPTGKEELPSVAQNLASLNLSEVNTVASYSLCDGLQVLVCQGDITKQEADALVNAANEDLDHRGGVAAALSKAGGPEVQSESSGLVKYIGKIPTGDVVVTTGGNLNCKKLLHAVGPVGGEAGGRERILLGKAVHSALNLSEIMEFQSIAIPCISSGTFGVPVNVCSEAIVTAVQEFGSQGGRSLSRIILIDNREEVVRAMHEACDRLLLGITTGNSAPSDLRFQMDAAAARDTARGATAGAPGDGVHVDIIQGTIETQEVDALVSPMVGYDPLSTRVGNTLFKMVGSQLTARFTKEAEETMLDDIVLVEGLPGLPSKAVFFLGLLPWDDDHDGVALQVLRVGINQILTSCENRGFGSVAFPVLGAGIALRFPNSVVARVLLECIHEFELNRTSRTPYLVRIIIHPSDEETSEVFKSVQEAFRLKRFTKDVHQPDQVSITKRIVLLGKTGTGKSNLANTLCGEKLFTTNHSPNSGTTKCQAETRSVNGRSITLIDTPGFFDAERSEEEMRPEIMRCITECAPGPHAFLIVLKVEKFTEQEQAVFTKICQYFTEDALKYAVIVFTHGDQLPKGMQIEEFVSQNKNLSDLVRKCGGRCHVIDNKYWKKKEEDNYRSNQCQVAELLNTLDRMLMENNGGYYTNKILHEVEKEIQKEEKRIRQSSGNVPVEEVRKQAKTRVSERLLIQLAGTATGALLGAFFGVAAMVGLVITALHNCSALMKLVKNMPAVGGAAAAAAGGAEVAGLTTAGVVLGVSTAGLAVTGGVVGGIIGFDAAEGAKTPQEAATMAANAVINKGSACLKLH; the protein is encoded by the exons ATGGACGACAGTTACCAACATCCGGTTTTCTTCGAGAGTCGCAGCCTGCTCGCGGAGCAGATGAAGAAAATAGAGAATTATTTCCGTGTTCACCGGAGATCCGGCGGGGGAGACTGCGGCCCCCTGAGGCCCGTGGGTGATGAAGTTTACTGCGTTGCTTTCAAGTATCAGAGAA ATCAGCAGGCAGTCCTGCAGAGATCTGAGCATGTTGTGGAGCTTGCAGATGGTCGTCTGGTGTTCACTGTCCGAGGCAGCCTGGAACCTCACACCTCCTCTCCCAtctccccctccactcaaagCCAGGATTTTACAGCCCCAGTACAG AGCCTACAGTCCATTCCTGCCTCAACTCCTCCACCAGGTGGTGAAGAACATAAACTACGACCTGATACTTACCTCCTGCGTTACCTAATGGAGTGTCCCAAGGCTTTGAGAGAACTAGAGGAAGAGCTCTCCTCTGTGGCCTGCTCTGCCCAGCTTTACCCACAGCAGGGGAGGGTTTTAGTTAGGTGCTTAGCTCAACCTGGTGCTGTAGAGGAAGTTAGAAACTGGAAAGCTGAGGTAGACAAAGTTTTTGATGGCTACCTGTGCCACTATGAGGTGGACCCTCACAAAGTTAAAGCTTTGCTTCAGTCCTGCAGCTCCCGTCAGACCACAGATGGGGTGAAGGTGTACAGTGAGGTTGGGATGGCTGTTGCTGTTGGGGAACGTTCTCGGGTGAAAGCCAGGTTGATGGATGTGGAGGACTCGCATGTTAAACGGGGGTCACGTTTAAATGAGAAGTCAACCAGCATTCGTCGACTAGGCGAGGCCAAACTCCGTCTCCTCTGGAAAGAGATTGAGCACAGCCTGGGACGAGCTTTTCCAGGAGTGAAGGTCACGCAGGGAGATGCAGGTCAGTTAGTTTTGGAAGGCTCTGTGGAGGAGATTCTTAAGGCTGGAGATTGGATCTCTGATAAGGAGAATTTGGTGTTAGAAAGGACAGTTTCTGACAAGAGCCCACATTTTTTGGCCTTTCTAAGGAAGGCATACGGAGGTCCAGGGGTGCTTGGTGACTTTTTAGGGGTTGGTGACAAAGTGGAAGTAGAGTTACGAGACACAGAGCTACGTTTCTTCACCCTCTCTgctgatgaaatgaatgacacagagaaaaaagtgaaagaaaaattCAAGGAAGTCAAGATTGATGTTCCTAACTGCTCTACTGTGCCATCTGAGCTTCGGGAAAAGCTTAAGTCcaagtcaaatgaaatgaaccaAGGGAAATACAGGGCTCAGGTTGTGTTTGGCTCAGACAGCACAGTGTTCTTATTGGGCCACACCAAAGAGGTTGAAGAGCTGAGTGAAGCTGTCACACAGTTTATTTCGGACCAGTCTAGTGTGCAAAGCATACCCACTCCCACTGGGAAAGAGGAACTCCCAAGTGTTGCACAGAATTTGGCATCTTTGAATTTGAGTGAAGTAAACACAGTTGCCAGCTACAGCCTTTGTGACGGGCTCCAGGTGCTGGTGTGTCAGGGTGACATCACCAAACAGGAAGCTGATGCCCTGGTGAACGCTGCCAATGAAGATCTGGACCACCGTGGAGGTGTTGCTGCTGCACTAAGTAAAGCAGGTGGCCCTGAAGTCCAGAGTGAGAGTAGTGGCTTAGTAAAGTATATTGGGAAAATTCCTACAGGTGATGTGGTAGTGACCACAGGGGGGAACTTAAACTGCAAGAAACTGCTGCATGCTGTTGGGCCTGTAGGTGGAGAAGcaggtggcagagagaggaTCTTGCTGGGAAAAGCTGTCCATTCTGCTCTGAATTTATCAGAAATCATGGAGTTCCAATCTATAGCCATTCCTTGTATCAGCTCAGGGACATTCGGTGTTCCTGTCAATGTATGCTCTGAGGCTATTGTAACTGCTGTGCAGGAGTTTGGCAGTCAGGGAGGGCGAAGTCTGAGCAGAATCATCCTGATTGATAACAGAGAAGAGGTGGTGAGGGCCATGCACGAAGCATGTGACCGCCTTCTCCTAGGGATCACTACTGGAAACAGTGCACCAAGTGACTTGAGGTTCCAgatggatgctgctgctgcccgaGACACAGCAAGAGGGGCCACTGCTGGAGCTCCTGGAGATGGTGTCCATGTAGATATCATCCAGGGAACCATTGAGACCCAGGAG GTGGACGCCCTGGTATCGCCCATGGTTGGCTATGATCCTCTCTCTACCCGTGTTGGAAACACTTTGTTTAAAATGGTTGGATCCCAGCTGACTGCAAGGTTTAcaaaggaagcagaggaaacaaTGCTGGATGACATAGTCCTGGTGGAGGGCTTGCCTGGACTTCCATCTAAGGCAGTGTTCTTCCTCGGCCTCCTTCCCTGGGATGATGACCATGATGGAGTGGCACTCCAG GTTCTGAGAGTGGGCATCAACCAAATCCTAACTTCCTGTGAGAATAGAGGGTTTGGATCTGTTGCTTTCCCTGTGCTCGGGGCTGGGATTGCCCTGCGTTTTCCTAACAGCGTGGTAGCCAGGGTTCTACTGGAATGCATTCATGAGTTTGAACTGAACCGAACCAGCAGAACACCATACCTGGTCCGCATCATCATCCACCCCAGTGACGAAGAGACTAGTGAG GTCTTCAAGTCTGTCCAGGAAGCTTTCCGACTCAAACGATTCACAAAAGATGTTCACCAACCAGACCAAG TGTCAATTACAAAGAGGATCGTCCTGCTGGGAAAAACTGGAACTGGGAAAAGCAACCTAGCTAACACCTTATGTGGAGAGAAATTATTCACCACAAACCATTCTCCCAACTCTGgaacaacaaaatgtcaagcAGAAACCAGATCTGTCAACGGAAGAAGCATCACTTTGATCGACACTCCTGGTTTCTTTGATGCAGAAaggtctgaggaggagatgaggccTGAGATAATGAGGTGCATCACAGAGTGCGCTCCTGGGCCTCATGCTTTTCTCATTGTGCTTAAAGTGGAGAAATTCACAGAGCAGGAGCAGGCTGTCTTCACTAAAATATGCCAATATTTCACTGAAGATGCTCTAAAATATGCTGTAATTGTCTTCACTCATGGTGACCAGCTCCCTAAAGGGATGCAAATTGAGGAGTTTGTCAGTCAGAATAAGAATCTGAGTGATCTGGTGAGGAAGTGCGGAGGCCGGTGCCACGTCATTGATAATAAATACtggaagaaaaaggaagaggacaACTACAGAAGCAACCAGTGCCAGGTGGCAGAGCTACTCAACACACTAGACAGGATGTTGATGGAAAACAATGGAGGCTACTACACCAATAAGATATTACACGAAGTGGAGAAGGAAatacagaaagaggaaaaacgtATAAGACAGTCATCTGGAAACGTGCCAGTGGAAGAGGTCAGAAAACAGGCTAAAACCAGAGTGTCTGAGAGGCTTCTGATCCAACTGGCGGGAACTGCAACAGGAGCATTGTTAGGAGCTTTTTTTGGTGTGGCAGCGATGGTTGGACTCGTTATCACAGCTCTGCATAACTGTTCAGCATTAATGAAACTTGTGAAAAACATGCCGGCGGTAGGAGgtgcagccgcagcagcagcaggaggagcagaagtAGCAGGACTGACAACTGCTGGAGTGGTGTTAGGTGTGTCCACAGCAGGCTTGGCTGTTACAGGAGGCGTAGTGGGTGGTATTATTGGATTTGATGCTGCTGAGGGAGCAAAAACACCACAGGAGGCAGCAACGATGGCAGCTAATGCTGTCATCAACAAAGGAAGCGCTTGTTTGAAGTTGCATTAA